From a single Bacteroidota bacterium genomic region:
- the rpmA gene encoding 50S ribosomal protein L27, producing the protein MAHKKGVGSSKNGRESHSKRLGIKIFGGQRVIAGNIIVRQRGTKHHPGANVGIGKDHTLFALIDGTVMFRKRTDDKSFVYVKPFEASAEA; encoded by the coding sequence ATGGCACATAAGAAAGGCGTCGGTAGTTCGAAGAACGGACGTGAATCACATAGCAAGCGACTGGGCATTAAAATTTTCGGCGGACAAAGAGTAATTGCCGGAAACATTATCGTGCGTCAGCGTGGTACCAAGCATCATCCCGGTGCTAATGTTGGTATTGGAAAAGATCATACCCTTTTTGCATTGATTGATGGAACAGTGATGTTCCGTAAACGTACAGATGATAAATCATTTGTTTACGTAAAACCATTCGAAGCATCCGCGGAAGCTTAA
- a CDS encoding EamA family transporter, with product MSVKWLMLFSLALIWGSSFILMKRGLTAFRPDQVASIRMLVACLASLPLAFSRLRHIKWESAKYMAVVGIVGSGIPAFLFATAQTRISSYLAGMLNALTPVFTLILGSLFFHSKFTGRQIAGVMIGFIGAAGLVFVRSGGGLSADAGFAFLIVIATCCYGISVNTIKTFLSGQDTLLISSVSLLAVGIPYGIYLFTTDFVERLFTLPEAGVAFASLATLSIFGTALSNILYFQLVKTAGPLFASAVTYLMPVIALAWGMADGETLHPIHLFAMLAILAGVGLISWKGRRVSG from the coding sequence TTGAGTGTAAAATGGCTCATGCTTTTTTCATTGGCCTTGATTTGGGGAAGTTCATTTATCCTCATGAAAAGAGGACTTACCGCTTTTCGTCCCGATCAGGTCGCATCCATTCGCATGTTAGTAGCTTGTCTGGCCTCATTGCCACTTGCCTTTTCACGGCTCCGACATATTAAATGGGAGAGTGCAAAATACATGGCTGTTGTCGGCATCGTGGGGAGTGGGATACCTGCTTTTCTCTTTGCAACAGCACAAACACGTATCTCCTCTTATCTGGCGGGGATGTTAAATGCATTAACTCCGGTCTTCACGCTCATATTGGGTTCACTGTTTTTTCACTCGAAGTTTACCGGACGGCAAATTGCAGGAGTAATGATAGGATTTATTGGTGCTGCCGGATTGGTCTTCGTTCGCTCGGGAGGAGGGTTAAGTGCAGATGCCGGTTTTGCCTTTTTGATTGTAATTGCTACTTGCTGTTACGGGATCAGTGTAAATACTATTAAGACCTTTTTGTCCGGGCAGGATACCTTATTGATTTCATCCGTGTCTTTATTGGCGGTTGGAATTCCGTATGGGATCTATTTATTTACCACTGATTTTGTGGAACGCCTTTTTACCCTACCAGAGGCCGGGGTAGCCTTCGCGAGTCTGGCCACCTTATCCATCTTCGGAACAGCCTTATCGAATATCCTTTATTTTCAATTAGTTAAAACTGCCGGACCCTTATTCGCCTCGGCAGTAACCTACCTGATGCCCGTGATCGCATTAGCCTGGGGAATGGCAGATGGGGAGACCTTACATCCGATCCATTTATTCGCCATGCTGGCGATCCTTGCCGGAGTAGGATTGATTAGCTGGAAAGGACGGCGGGTTTCCGGCTGA
- the rplU gene encoding 50S ribosomal protein L21 — translation MYAIVNIAGQQFKVQENKPVYVHRIDANEGDALKFDQVLLVDNNGSVTVGAPLISGAAVTAKVISHLKGDKVLVFKKKRRKGYQKMNGHRQALTKIQIETISA, via the coding sequence ATGTACGCTATAGTAAATATCGCCGGTCAGCAGTTTAAAGTTCAGGAAAATAAACCTGTCTATGTTCACCGTATTGACGCCAACGAAGGAGACGCACTGAAATTCGATCAGGTTCTGCTGGTAGATAACAATGGTTCTGTAACCGTAGGAGCACCGCTCATTAGCGGAGCAGCAGTCACTGCGAAAGTAATTTCTCATCTGAAGGGTGATAAGGTGCTTGTCTTTAAAAAGAAACGTCGTAAGGGATATCAGAAGATGAACGGTCATCGTCAGGCGCTTACAAAAATTCAAATTGAAACAATCTCTGCTTAA
- a CDS encoding efflux RND transporter permease subunit codes for MKDVFKEFKPSSWAIDNKTTIFILTVIITLAGIMAYNSLPKENFPDISLPQIFVSVVHPGTSPADMENLIAKPIEKQVKGATGVKKITSNSVQDFTSVIVEFNTDVPVAIAKQRVKDAVDKARSDLPNDLKQEPSITDINFSEIPILFINLSGDMELNKLKNYADDIKDKIESLKEISRVEMVGALDREIQINVDMYKMQAAQIALGDIERAIAYENMSISGGTVSTDGIRRTIGVKGEFKDINQVRNIIIAGASGAAVYLKDIADVRDTYKEQESFARLDGKNVITLNVVKRTGYNLIEATDKIKDIVTLMQEKDLPQNLKVTLTGDQSDQTRTTLHDLINTIIIGFILVLFILMFFMGTTNAFFVASSVPLSMFIAFLFMPAIGFTMNMIVLFAFLLALGIVVDDAIVVIENTHRIYANGKRNIKEAAKIAAGEVFLPVLSGTLTTLAPFIPLAFWTGTIGEFMYYLPITLIVTLLASLLVAYIINPVFAVQFMKPHDEEHIKHPKMTRGLKVSTIVLVALSALFHLGGGHAFGNLMLLTIGFNFLNHFYLQRVIWKFQEERWPRFKDWYAKKLEWALHRPKTLIFSTILLFFVSLFAMIFGRNEFVFFPSSDPNFIYAYIKAPIGTDQATTDSIAKLVEARVTKALGPNNPIVTSVITNVAVGTNDANEFDPSVQPHKAKITVAFKKFSDRDGVSSKKYLTDIRESVKGIPGVEISVDQEQGGPPVGKPINIEVRGDKFEDIVKSSEALKRYLVQEDVPGVEQLKSDFETSKPEIVFIIDRERANREGISTAQIGMEIRNAVFGNEVSKFRDDNDEYPIQLRYEYDQRTNVDALKNTKITFRDMNMGGVVRQVPLSAFCEIKYSSTYGGIKRINQKRVITVNSNVLTGYDPNGVVTSVQKKVDAFPVPDGVEIKMTGQTEEQAETMSFLGTAMLVSLGLIFLILVTQFNSLSKPIIILTEIIFSMIGVFFGYAITGMTVSTIMMGIGIVALAGIVVRNGILLVEFTDLLKEQGYNTWDAIIEAGRTRMTPVLLTACATMLGLIPLAVGLNIDFELLLTTGNPHLFFGGDSVAFWGPLSWTMIFGLSFATFLTLILVPVMYLMTDRMRERWNRFLKRVKGEPIENNQKSNHTIDPELIASK; via the coding sequence ATGAAAGACGTCTTCAAAGAATTCAAGCCCAGCAGTTGGGCTATTGATAACAAGACCACCATATTCATCCTCACTGTAATCATTACATTGGCGGGAATAATGGCTTACAATAGTTTGCCGAAAGAAAATTTTCCTGACATCTCCCTGCCTCAAATCTTCGTCAGCGTGGTGCATCCCGGAACATCACCTGCGGATATGGAAAATCTGATTGCCAAACCCATTGAGAAGCAAGTGAAGGGCGCTACCGGCGTGAAAAAAATCACCAGTAACTCTGTTCAGGATTTTACCAGCGTTATTGTTGAATTCAATACCGATGTTCCGGTAGCTATCGCGAAACAACGGGTGAAAGATGCTGTAGATAAAGCACGTTCTGATTTACCCAATGATCTCAAACAGGAACCTTCTATTACCGATATCAACTTCAGTGAAATCCCCATCCTCTTTATTAATTTATCCGGAGACATGGAATTAAACAAGCTGAAGAATTATGCGGATGATATCAAGGATAAAATTGAAAGTCTGAAAGAAATCAGTAGGGTAGAAATGGTAGGCGCTCTCGACCGTGAGATACAGATCAATGTGGACATGTATAAAATGCAGGCCGCTCAGATCGCCTTGGGTGATATTGAAAGAGCAATTGCCTATGAAAACATGTCGATTTCAGGTGGTACCGTTTCTACTGATGGTATCAGAAGAACGATTGGTGTAAAGGGAGAATTCAAGGATATCAATCAGGTGAGGAACATTATTATTGCAGGAGCATCCGGAGCAGCGGTCTATTTAAAAGATATTGCAGATGTACGCGACACCTATAAAGAACAGGAAAGTTTTGCGCGTTTGGATGGAAAAAATGTGATCACTTTGAATGTAGTAAAGCGTACCGGTTATAATCTGATTGAAGCCACAGATAAAATCAAGGATATCGTTACCCTCATGCAGGAAAAAGATCTGCCACAAAATCTCAAAGTCACTTTGACCGGTGATCAAAGCGATCAGACCAGAACGACATTACACGACTTAATAAATACCATTATCATTGGTTTCATTTTAGTACTGTTTATTTTAATGTTCTTCATGGGAACCACCAACGCCTTCTTTGTGGCGTCCAGTGTGCCACTATCGATGTTTATTGCCTTCCTCTTCATGCCGGCCATAGGTTTTACGATGAACATGATTGTACTCTTCGCCTTCCTGCTGGCGCTGGGAATTGTAGTAGATGATGCGATTGTGGTCATCGAAAACACCCATCGTATTTATGCCAATGGAAAAAGAAATATCAAAGAAGCCGCCAAAATTGCAGCCGGAGAAGTCTTCCTTCCTGTATTGAGTGGAACATTAACCACACTCGCACCTTTTATCCCCCTGGCCTTCTGGACCGGTACCATTGGTGAGTTCATGTACTATCTTCCGATCACCCTAATCGTGACCTTGCTGGCATCATTGCTTGTAGCCTATATCATCAATCCTGTTTTTGCAGTCCAATTCATGAAACCGCATGACGAAGAACATATCAAGCATCCGAAGATGACGCGCGGACTGAAGGTAAGTACGATCGTCCTGGTAGCACTGAGTGCGCTCTTTCATCTGGGTGGCGGACATGCTTTCGGAAATCTGATGTTGCTCACTATCGGATTTAATTTCTTAAACCATTTTTACTTACAGCGTGTCATCTGGAAATTCCAGGAAGAAAGATGGCCACGCTTCAAAGATTGGTACGCGAAAAAACTGGAATGGGCATTGCACCGACCAAAGACTTTAATCTTCTCTACGATTCTTCTCTTTTTCGTGTCTTTGTTCGCCATGATCTTTGGTAGAAATGAATTTGTTTTCTTCCCTTCCAGTGATCCGAACTTTATCTATGCTTATATCAAAGCGCCTATCGGAACAGACCAGGCAACTACCGATAGTATAGCAAAGCTGGTTGAAGCAAGGGTGACCAAAGCTTTGGGCCCCAACAACCCGATCGTCACTTCAGTAATCACTAACGTTGCCGTAGGTACGAATGACGCCAATGAATTTGATCCCAGCGTGCAGCCTCATAAAGCCAAGATCACTGTTGCTTTCAAAAAATTCAGCGACCGTGATGGGGTTTCTTCCAAAAAATATCTGACCGACATCCGCGAATCCGTTAAGGGTATTCCAGGTGTTGAGATCTCTGTAGATCAGGAGCAGGGTGGACCACCGGTTGGTAAGCCCATCAACATCGAAGTAAGAGGAGATAAATTCGAAGACATTGTAAAATCTTCTGAAGCACTGAAACGCTATCTGGTACAGGAAGATGTTCCTGGTGTTGAGCAATTGAAATCCGACTTTGAAACCAGCAAACCGGAGATTGTATTTATCATTGATCGTGAACGTGCCAACCGTGAGGGAATCAGCACGGCACAAATCGGGATGGAAATCCGTAACGCCGTTTTTGGAAATGAAGTGAGTAAATTCAGAGATGATAATGATGAATACCCGATTCAGTTACGTTACGAATATGACCAGCGCACTAACGTTGACGCCTTAAAGAACACCAAGATTACTTTCCGTGATATGAATATGGGAGGAGTGGTAAGACAGGTGCCTTTATCCGCCTTCTGCGAAATAAAATACTCCAGCACTTATGGCGGGATCAAACGCATCAACCAGAAACGCGTGATTACCGTTAACTCCAATGTACTTACCGGCTATGATCCCAATGGAGTGGTGACCAGCGTACAGAAAAAAGTAGATGCCTTTCCGGTGCCTGATGGTGTTGAAATAAAAATGACGGGACAAACAGAAGAGCAGGCGGAAACCATGAGCTTCCTCGGCACTGCGATGCTTGTTTCACTGGGACTCATCTTCCTGATATTGGTAACACAATTTAACTCCCTGAGTAAACCGATCATTATCCTTACAGAAATTATTTTCAGTATGATCGGGGTATTTTTTGGTTACGCGATTACAGGCATGACGGTATCCACGATCATGATGGGAATCGGTATTGTCGCATTAGCAGGAATTGTTGTCCGGAATGGAATTCTCCTCGTGGAATTCACTGACCTGCTCAAAGAACAGGGGTACAATACCTGGGATGCCATCATAGAAGCCGGAAGAACAAGGATGACACCTGTACTCCTGACCGCCTGTGCTACCATGCTTGGACTTATTCCATTGGCTGTAGGCTTAAACATCGACTTCGAATTATTACTGACTACAGGAAATCCACATCTCTTCTTTGGAGGAGACAGTGTCGCTTTCTGGGGACCTCTCTCCTGGACCATGATCTTCGGCTTATCCTTCGCCACCTTCCTGACACTTATACTGGTGCCGGTGATGTATTTAATGACGGACAGAATGCGTGAAAGATGGAATAGATTCCTGAAAAGGGTGAAAGGTGAACCAATAGAAAATAATCAAAAAAGTAATCATACCATTGATCCTGAACTGATCGCTTCCAAATAG
- a CDS encoding DEAD/DEAH box helicase encodes MGYSAPTAIQQKAIPAILGGQDVLGIAQTGTGKTAAYLLPLLRVLNYAQGKDARALIIVPTRELSIQVGKSIADLGKYTDLRHAVVFGGHGTKEQIASIEAGIDILVASPGRYLDLYLQGHINARKLKHLVLDEAERLMDKSFIGQFHRILETMPQKKQNMMFSATMSELVMKISGDLLDFPVVINIKPDMKTADTVSQGFFAVPNLRTKLNLLVTLLNDEATFYKVIVFCKTKTIASNTGKYLQRLYGEENVLVIHGNKTQQTRINSMLRFRNENVRILITTDLAARGLDVPDVSHVINFDIPIIYEDYVHRIGRTGRAFLTGHSLTFVNMADEYHLKKIEKLIGQKIPELPIPEGLEIPETGYEEQQELLREIDRQKRKENPDFRGAFHEKKVPATGGERSKSKMPGKIAAKKAGGKRK; translated from the coding sequence ATGGGTTATTCAGCGCCGACTGCTATCCAGCAGAAAGCGATACCTGCGATTTTAGGCGGTCAGGATGTGCTGGGCATTGCACAAACAGGGACGGGGAAAACGGCGGCTTATCTATTGCCCTTGCTGCGTGTTTTGAATTATGCGCAGGGGAAGGATGCCAGAGCTTTGATCATTGTTCCCACCCGTGAGTTAAGTATTCAGGTAGGAAAATCCATTGCTGACCTCGGTAAATACACCGATTTACGCCATGCAGTTGTTTTTGGCGGACATGGCACGAAGGAGCAGATAGCATCAATTGAAGCGGGGATAGATATTTTGGTAGCGAGTCCGGGGAGATACCTCGATTTATACCTGCAGGGACATATTAACGCCCGGAAACTAAAGCATCTCGTACTCGATGAAGCAGAGCGCTTGATGGATAAGAGTTTTATCGGACAATTTCACCGCATACTGGAAACCATGCCGCAGAAAAAGCAGAATATGATGTTCTCTGCCACCATGTCGGAGCTGGTGATGAAAATTTCAGGTGATTTGCTCGATTTTCCGGTGGTCATCAACATTAAGCCGGATATGAAAACAGCCGATACCGTGAGTCAGGGCTTTTTCGCGGTTCCTAATTTGAGGACGAAACTCAATTTACTCGTGACACTCCTGAACGACGAAGCCACATTTTATAAGGTCATTGTATTTTGCAAAACGAAAACCATCGCCTCCAATACCGGAAAGTATTTACAACGATTGTATGGAGAAGAAAATGTGCTGGTCATTCATGGAAATAAAACGCAACAGACGCGAATCAATTCCATGCTGCGGTTTAGGAATGAAAATGTCAGAATATTAATAACAACTGATCTTGCAGCGAGAGGGTTGGATGTGCCGGATGTGAGTCATGTCATCAATTTTGATATCCCCATCATCTATGAAGATTATGTACATCGGATAGGCAGAACCGGTAGAGCCTTTCTTACCGGACATAGTCTCACCTTTGTCAACATGGCGGATGAATACCATCTTAAAAAAATTGAAAAACTTATCGGACAAAAAATTCCTGAATTGCCCATACCGGAAGGACTGGAAATACCCGAGACCGGATATGAAGAACAACAGGAATTACTACGGGAGATAGACCGGCAGAAGCGAAAAGAAAATCCGGATTTTCGAGGGGCTTTTCATGAAAAGAAGGTGCCGGCAACGGGAGGAGAGAGAAGTAAGTCGAAGATGCCCGGAAAAATTGCGGCAAAGAAAGCAGGAGGGAAGCGAAAGTGA
- a CDS encoding T9SS type A sorting domain-containing protein: protein MHYFPGKFFLLCLLATLATLPSMAQNDLPGPVANNQLIKSGSYIIAMDTNYQKHPGYFNMKAYGLVNELLQNEIPVKWAIKAGKTRTAAGSIDFTTTATRIFPDTLSMGNISFRSSAFIVDSAWVSSAWPVITSFGNNVYVYRMDADATVDIRYTLTHKPRILLLNSSGYDTIAVQMLNEAGFSPNSYRLQTPAGTLFNPGGNWSLLSESHWDSYDTARINPILRYSIERGANLVMNCVALKTMENATKTMTTGGIDSMLTGWAAPTFPHHDMPAAQFQGTIATPNGECKFWKEKSGSTFRSNTYKIMHGSAGAQVTTMAGMKLRNNTFAGGNLFYIAGHDHYYWTAPTGTINDANKINGRRIFLNSIFIPASDSIEGIDFKTDVAINMSPQAGFAVKNEPFNIYIVIHNTGPGRAKSITIDAPLPVGLLYSTSSASRGTFHPGTGKWVLDSLQKNQTDTLILTTIINQLGNITYTSNISTTSLEYIRNNNSAQLNLFGVSRPVAINDTLHFTAPVYQDYNVRFNDSDEDGGPFNTSTIIAGPFSGTATIINGDSIRYTISSSFTGTDSIQYITCDNYPLCDTAWYYIQVTSPLPVSLVNFTGAREENKVLLNWFTLNEKNNDYFDIERSRDGILFEKRGRVSGMGTTNTVSSYSYKDENTDDILLYYRLLQTDYDGTMELSNVIALPKRGKSNFHVDIFPNPGDGHLQVIRGEGLNGPLELTITDLRGRIISRQTWETDENGFVIDLIENKIRTAPGCYMARFVSNSTSQTIKLIIK from the coding sequence ATGCATTATTTCCCGGGAAAATTCTTTCTCCTTTGTCTACTGGCGACCCTGGCAACGCTTCCGTCGATGGCTCAAAATGATTTGCCCGGCCCGGTGGCGAACAATCAACTTATCAAAAGTGGTTCATATATCATTGCTATGGACACCAACTATCAAAAACATCCCGGCTATTTTAACATGAAAGCGTATGGCTTAGTGAATGAATTACTTCAAAATGAAATTCCCGTAAAATGGGCGATAAAAGCCGGCAAAACCAGAACCGCTGCAGGATCGATAGACTTCACGACTACAGCAACCAGAATATTTCCGGATACCTTATCAATGGGAAATATATCTTTCAGAAGCAGTGCATTCATTGTAGACAGCGCCTGGGTAAGCAGTGCATGGCCGGTAATAACTTCATTTGGAAATAATGTTTATGTATATAGAATGGATGCTGATGCGACTGTCGATATCCGCTATACATTAACACATAAGCCTCGCATTCTACTTCTAAACTCTTCCGGCTATGATACCATTGCTGTTCAGATGCTGAATGAAGCGGGATTCAGTCCGAATTCATATCGTTTGCAAACTCCGGCCGGTACTCTATTTAATCCCGGAGGTAATTGGTCCTTATTATCCGAATCGCATTGGGACAGTTATGACACTGCACGAATCAACCCTATTTTAAGATACTCTATTGAAAGGGGAGCGAATCTAGTGATGAATTGTGTCGCCTTAAAAACAATGGAAAATGCTACGAAGACGATGACAACCGGTGGTATCGATTCCATGCTGACCGGTTGGGCAGCTCCCACTTTCCCGCATCACGATATGCCTGCTGCGCAGTTTCAGGGTACTATTGCGACACCCAACGGAGAGTGTAAATTCTGGAAAGAAAAATCCGGAAGTACTTTTCGTTCGAACACCTATAAAATCATGCATGGATCCGCCGGTGCACAAGTTACCACGATGGCCGGTATGAAGTTGCGAAATAATACATTTGCGGGAGGGAACTTATTCTATATCGCTGGTCATGATCATTATTACTGGACAGCTCCAACAGGAACCATCAACGACGCGAATAAAATTAATGGCAGAAGAATTTTCTTGAATTCCATTTTTATTCCTGCCAGTGATTCGATTGAAGGTATAGATTTTAAAACAGATGTTGCCATCAACATGTCTCCTCAGGCTGGGTTTGCAGTTAAAAATGAACCTTTCAACATATATATTGTTATTCATAACACAGGTCCCGGTCGTGCAAAGTCTATTACCATTGATGCGCCTTTGCCCGTCGGACTATTGTATTCCACCTCTTCCGCATCACGAGGAACTTTTCATCCAGGTACCGGGAAGTGGGTATTGGATTCCTTGCAGAAAAATCAAACGGATACCTTGATTTTAACCACGATAATTAATCAATTAGGAAACATCACGTACACTTCAAATATTTCTACCACATCACTCGAATATATTCGCAACAACAACTCTGCACAATTAAACTTATTCGGTGTAAGTCGTCCGGTGGCTATTAATGACACGTTGCACTTTACCGCTCCTGTCTATCAGGATTACAATGTACGCTTCAACGATTCCGATGAAGATGGAGGACCATTTAATACATCGACTATCATTGCAGGTCCATTTTCGGGCACAGCAACAATTATAAATGGAGATAGTATCCGTTATACCATTTCATCATCCTTCACAGGCACGGATAGTATTCAATACATTACTTGTGACAACTATCCGCTATGCGACACGGCCTGGTATTATATTCAGGTCACCTCACCTCTACCGGTATCATTGGTAAACTTTACAGGAGCCCGTGAAGAAAACAAGGTGTTGCTCAACTGGTTTACATTAAACGAGAAAAACAATGACTACTTTGATATTGAACGCAGCCGGGACGGAATTCTTTTCGAGAAGCGGGGTCGAGTGAGCGGCATGGGTACAACCAATACCGTTAGTTCCTATTCGTACAAGGATGAGAATACAGATGATATTCTGCTTTACTACCGATTGCTTCAAACCGATTATGATGGCACGATGGAGCTTTCTAACGTAATTGCCTTACCGAAAAGAGGCAAGAGCAACTTCCATGTTGATATTTTTCCCAATCCGGGAGACGGTCACTTGCAGGTGATCCGCGGAGAAGGCTTGAATGGTCCTCTGGAACTTACCATTACTGATCTCAGAGGGAGAATCATCTCCAGACAGACATGGGAAACGGATGAAAATGGTTTTGTTATTGATCTGATTGAAAACAAAATAAGAACTGCTCCCGGTTGCTATATGGCGCGCTTTGTCTCCAATTCAACCTCACAAACCATCAAGCTCATCATTAAATAA